A region of the Deltaproteobacteria bacterium genome:
ACGTGCGGCAAGTTGTGGCTGAAGCTGCGGTCAAAGACTTCAGTGACTTTCGGCGCACCGGCACCGGTGTGAATGCAAATCGCCATACCCAAGCGGTTGGCGGCCTCGTACACCGGAAAAAAATAGGACTCTGCCAGGGAGCGGTCTCCCTCGACGCCGCGAAAGAACACGCCCACCGCGCCGTGGTCGCGTGCGGTTTCGATCTCGCGCACCGAAGCCTGCATGTCGCGCAGCGGTGGAACAACAACCCAGCGCAAGCGATCGCCGCCCTGTTCCCAGGCTTTGGCCAGGTAACGGTTGTAGGCCGCACAGATGGCCACCTCAAGGTCGACCTCCACCGGCAGATAACCTAGTAACAGCGTTGGAAAGACGACTTCAGCGTCAACGCCGCGCAGGTCCATGTCTCTTACCCGCGCGGCGGCGTCGGTGATGTAGCGCACCGACTTTGCGATGTCCGTGCGCGCCTCTTCCGCGTCGGACCCGCCGACGGCGACAATCGCGCTGCCTTTGCCAAAGCGCTTGGGCACGGCGACACCATCGATCAACCAGACCTGATTGTTTTGTCCGTAGACACTGTTATCGGTGGTCGACGCCAATACCGGCCGACGTGGATAAAGTTTCGGATCAAAGAGCTCCCACATCCCAGGATGTTCGATAATATGGGTATCTGCATCGACGACGCCAGCCATGAGTATTCTCCAGTATTAAGTTTTTTACTCTTCAGCACCACGAAGAGCACGAAGGACGCGAAGGTTTTGGATAACTAAGACTCCGAACTTCGTACTCTTCGTGTCCTTCGTGGTGAAAGTATCCTCACAGTAAACCTAGAAAACCCAAGTTTTTGATCTTGCGAAGCCGCTTTTTCTACTGAAAGGCGATCATATCCGTACGGCTCAAGGTTGAGGCGTTCGCTTTCAGCGGTTCGTTGGTGGGGTTGGCACTGTTCTGATTCAATATTTGGAACTGGCCGATCGCCACTTCGTAGTCCGTTGCGGCTAAGCTCGCGTCCGTGGGCACGACGACGGTGTAGCCCCGCAGTGTGGCTCCGACCGATGTGTAGACCACCGAGCCGCTGACCTTCCAGCCCGTGAGAATCAGTGTCGCAATCCCCTTGGCCTTCAGCGTTTTGTCGAGATCGGTGTTGTAGAATCGGTCCTGACCATACGACTTGACGATGGGGTCGGCGGGAGCGGGGGCAACCTCCGCCATCCAATTCGAGCTTTCCGGCTCTTTGGTGGAATACAGGACGAACACGCCGGCCTTTCGTGATCGAGCCAAGAGCGAGGCGAGTGCGGGCATCATGACGCCGGTGCAATTCGGCTGGCTCTTGCAGATACGATCGATCATGTCGAACACCAACAAAGCCGTCGTCGCGGGTTGGAGGACGACTTTGACCGGGTCGGGAAGGGCCGGCATTTGCAGCGTCAGTAATGACATGGGTTTCCCTCCGTAGAGCGCGAGCGTTAGAGGTTAATCTTAGACCTCTTGCATGACAAGAAATGGGTGCCGCGTCAATTGGTTTCTTCCGCGAGGTCGCAGCAACCGGCAAAGATAGTCAAGATTCAAAAGAACGACCCCGATTGAGATTAAAGTTAACATGCATGTCGAGGTCCTATGATGACAGGAATCCGTAACCCTTTGCTTTGGGCATTCATTTCCAATTCATTTCCGCCTTGTTTCCCCAATGCGTTACTCGCAGACATCCACAAACACCCCATCCGGGCTCGACGTGACGTGTTTACAGTAGCGGCAGCCGGCGATCAGCGCCGTGCGCCGCTCGCCTTCGCTGGGTTCGGCGATGATGCGCTCGCGCATGTCGGGATCTTTTTCGCGCAGCGCGGCTAATTCTTTTTTCACCGTCTCGACGTTGTCGACTTGGAAGCCGATGTGTTCGATGCCGGGGCGGTCGATGCCGGCGCCTTCGAAATCGCTCATCTTCCACGGCGCGACGACGATCGTCATCTTGCCGTCCGTGAGATAGAAGTTGGGATCTTCCAAAGCTTTTTCTTCTTCCTTTAAATCGAACAAGTCGCGGTAGAACTCAGCAATGGCCGGCGCGTTCATGACGCGCAGCTTGATATGATGGATGCGCCGCGGCTGCTCTCGTTGTTTCTCCGTGTAAACGTCGCGCCGGTTCGACATGCCTTCTTGCGTCAAGTCGAAATAGTTGCCTTCGGGATCGTGCGCGCCGTAGGTGGCAAACGGCCGGTTCGACGGCCGCTTGAGCACGGCGACTTGGGGATATTTTTTCTTGATGCGGCGGATCGCTTCGTCGACGTCGTCGACGTCGACGCCAAAATGATGCAGCCCCGGCACATAGCCGGGCTTGCGGCCGATCACCGTAACGCCGACGTAGCCGTCGCTGATGCTGACGGCATAATTCGTTCGAATCGCTTTCTCTTCTTCTTCCGATCCAGGCTTCGAGCGTTTCATGCCGAAGGCGGCCTCGAAGAACTTGGCTTCGCGGACAAAGTTTTCACTGACAATGGCGGCGTGTTGAATCCTTGTTAACACAAAATCTC
Encoded here:
- a CDS encoding amidohydrolase, with the protein product MAGVVDADTHIIEHPGMWELFDPKLYPRRPVLASTTDNSVYGQNNQVWLIDGVAVPKRFGKGSAIVAVGGSDAEEARTDIAKSVRYITDAAARVRDMDLRGVDAEVVFPTLLLGYLPVEVDLEVAICAAYNRYLAKAWEQGGDRLRWVVVPPLRDMQASVREIETARDHGAVGVFFRGVEGDRSLAESYFFPVYEAANRLGMAICIHTGAGAPKVTEVFDRSFSHNLPHVRSLPLFAFRDLVAHKIPERFPALRFGFIEASASWVPYVLHHLKRSSGAKLNSGGDADAALEWGPKLFRDYRLYIAAEADEDLAYLVTHIGEDHIIMGSDYGHQDQSKADGMVGVMRRKKTIAPAVIEKILCDNPRRFYGLEQGTGLRTV
- a CDS encoding cysteine hydrolase, which produces MSLLTLQMPALPDPVKVVLQPATTALLVFDMIDRICKSQPNCTGVMMPALASLLARSRKAGVFVLYSTKEPESSNWMAEVAPAPADPIVKSYGQDRFYNTDLDKTLKAKGIATLILTGWKVSGSVVYTSVGATLRGYTVVVPTDASLAATDYEVAIGQFQILNQNSANPTNEPLKANASTLSRTDMIAFQ
- a CDS encoding VOC family protein produces the protein MLTRIQHAAIVSENFVREAKFFEAAFGMKRSKPGSEEEEKAIRTNYAVSISDGYVGVTVIGRKPGYVPGLHHFGVDVDDVDEAIRRIKKKYPQVAVLKRPSNRPFATYGAHDPEGNYFDLTQEGMSNRRDVYTEKQREQPRRIHHIKLRVMNAPAIAEFYRDLFDLKEEEKALEDPNFYLTDGKMTIVVAPWKMSDFEGAGIDRPGIEHIGFQVDNVETVKKELAALREKDPDMRERIIAEPSEGERRTALIAGCRYCKHVTSSPDGVFVDVCE